In Musa acuminata AAA Group cultivar baxijiao chromosome BXJ2-8, Cavendish_Baxijiao_AAA, whole genome shotgun sequence, one genomic interval encodes:
- the LOC135618801 gene encoding exocyst complex component SEC15B-like — translation MRRKVAPDSSAMAAVGGGEGATEVEQAQLSTAIRNGEDLGPFVRRAFASGRPEALLSSLHHFARSKEVEIEDVCKAHYQDFMGAVDDLRSLLSDVDSLKSALADSNAAVQSTVGPLLAALDAYLEARSVADNLTAAIRAARLCSRLFALLARANEHLAADRLYLALRAIAAAERDLLQAAPHPTIRRMLVSLIPAVHAHVERKIFEEFSDWMVQIRVASRHLGQIAIDRASAARQRQAEEQGIRSGSTITTSIFRDHPYSLRLEEEEDDWSGDDSDDLAAALSDGEASILDLIPLYRAHHIHTTLGLEERFRRYYFENRKLQLTSDFQVSSLTPFLESHQIFFAQIVGFFIVEDRILCTGGGLIAPPDVDALWEIAITKMVSVLEDQFSRMQTANHFLLIKDYVSLLGVTLHRYCYSVDPLLDVLSKHRDKYHDLLLSDCRRQVSETLAADKFEQMLMKTEFEYSKNVLSFQIQTSEITPAFPYVASFSSSVPDLCVICRSFIKDSISFMSHGGQLDIYPIVKKYLERLLGEVVDGSILHHIESRSLGVSQAMQVAANMVILEQACNFLFRHAAQLSGIPLRIAEKVRREFPLKKSRIATEELLLGLLRKKINDFMMLTDSISWMADSPPPSGNEYSNEVIIYLETLVSTALQILPIQVLRRILQGVLTYISNTIMGLFLSDTVKRFNLNAVMGIDVDLKRFESFADDQSRLFTDSDDFVANELKLALLEARQLVNLLMCNNPENFLNPVITERSYNKLNYKKVITVTEKFRESSDRLFGTFGTRGARQNPKQKSLDALIKRLKDAS, via the coding sequence ATGCGGCGGAAGGTGGCACCGGATTCATCGGCAATGGCGGCGGTGGGAGGCGGCGAGGGGGCGACGGAGGTGGAGCAGGCGCAGCTGTCCACGGCGATCCGTAACGGAGAGGACCTAGGACCCTTCGTGCGCCGGGCCTTCGCGTCCGGGCGGCCCGAGGCGCTTCTGTCCTCCCTCCATCACTTCGCACGGTCCAAGGAGGTGGAAATCGAGGACGTGTGCAAGGCCCACTACCAGGACTTTATGGGTGCCGTCGACGACCTCCGCTCCCTCCTCTCCGACGTCGACTCCCTCAAGTCTGCCCTTGCCGACTCCAATGCCGCCGTCCAGTCTACCGTCGGCCCCCTACTTGCAGCACTTGACGCCTACCTCGAGGCCCGCTCCGTCGCCGACAACCTCACCGCCGCCATCCGCGCTGCTCGCCTCTGCTCCCGCCTCTTCGCCCTCCTCGCCCGCGCCAACGAGCATCTCGCCGCTGATCGCCTCTACCTCGCGCTCCGCGCCATCGCAGCCGCGGAACGTGACCTGCTCCAAGCCGCTCCCCACCCCACCATCCGCCGCATGCTCGTCAGCCTCATTCCCGCTGTCCATGCCCACGTCGAGCGGAAGATCTTCGAGGAGTTCTCCGACTGGATGGTCCAGATCCGCGTCGCCAGCCGCCACCTCGGCCAGATCGCCATCGACCGCGCCTCTGCTGCCCGCCAGCGCCAGGCCGAAGAGCAAGGTATTCGCTCCGGCTCCACCATCACTACCTCTATCTTCCGCGACCATCCATACTCCCTCCgcctggaggaggaggaggacgactggTCTGGCGACGACTCCGACGACCTCGCCGCGGCCCTCTCTGATGGCGAAGCTTCGATCCTCGATCTCATCCCTCTTTACCGTGCCCATCACATCCACACGACCCTCGGCCTCGAGGAGCGCTTCCGGCGGTACTACTTCGAGAACCGCAAACTGCAACTCACCTCTGACTTCCAGGTCTCCTCCTTGACTCCCTTCCTCGAGTCGCACCAGATCTTCTTCGCACAGATCGTCGGATTCTTCATCGTCGAGGACCGCATCCTCTGCACTGGCGGCGGCCTCATCGCACCGCCCGATGTTGACGCCCTCTGGGAAATCGCCATTACCAAGATGGTGTCAGTGCTCGAGGACCAGTTCTCCCGGATGCAAACGGCTAACCACTTCCTCCTCATCAAGGACTACGTCAGCCTCCTCGGCGTCACACTCCACCGTTACTGTTACTCGGTCGACCCCCTACTTGACGTTCTCTCCAAGCACCGCGACAAATACCATGACCTTCTCCTCTCCGACTGCCGCCGCCAGGTGTCTGAGACCCTTGCCGCCGACAAGTTTGAGCAGATGCTTATGAAAACGGAGTTCGAGTATTCCAAGAACGTGCTCTCCTTTCAGATACAGACATCTGAAATCACCCCAGCCTTTCCCTACGTCGCCTCCTTCTCCTCCAGCGTCCCTGACCTCTGCGTCATCTGCCGGTCCTTCATCAAGGACTCGATTAGCTTCATGTCTCACGGTGGGCAGCTTGACATCTACCCTATCGTCAAGAAGTACCTTGAGAGACTCCTGGGTGAGGTCGTTGATGGATCCATTCTACACCACATCGAATCCAGGAGTCTTGGTGTCTCCCAGGCAATGCAGGTGGCTGCCAATATGGTCATCTTGGAGCAGGCCTGCAACTTCTTGTTTCGCCATGCAGCCCAGCTTTCAGGCATTCCACTGCGCATAGCAGAGAAGGTAAGAAGGGAGTTTCCTTTGAAGAAGTCTCGCATCGCAACAGAGGAGCTCCTTCTGGGGCTGCTAAGGAAGAAGATCAATGATTTCATGATGCTGACAGACAGTATTAGTTGGATGGCGGACAGCCCACCCCCGAGTGGGAATGAGTACTCCAATGAGGTGATAATATACCTTGAGACATTGGTTTCTACAGCACTTCAGATACTGCCCATCCAAGTCCTTCGACGGATACTTCAGGGTGTCTTGACCTATATATCTAACACTATCATGGGTCTTTTCCTTAGTGACACTGTCAAGAGGTTTAATTTGAATGCAGTGATGGGAATTGATGTTGATCTTAAGAGGTTTGAGTCATTTGCAGACGACCAATCTCGCTTGTTTACTGATTCTGATGATTTCGTTGCTAATGAGTTAAAGCTTGCATTGTTAGAGGCAAGACAGTTGGTTAATCTGCTCATGTGTAACAACCCTGAGAATTTCCTTAACCCAGTGATCACGGAAAGGAGCTACAACAAGCTCAACTACAAGAAGGTGATCACAGTAACTGAGAAGTTCAGGGAATCATCAGATCGGCTATTTGGAACTTTTGGCACAAGGGGTGCAAGGCAGAATCCAAAGCAGAAATCATTAGATGCTTTAATAAAAAGGCTCAAGGATGCTAGCTGA